A part of Fusarium oxysporum Fo47 chromosome III, complete sequence genomic DNA contains:
- a CDS encoding major facilitator superfamily domain-containing protein, with translation MTVATQLQPPTSSASSTIDNATDVESQQINAKASHFNLILDQVGITDAVLNYDYTGHGTADSPYLVDFLPNDNRNALNFSRSKKWLITILQAIATLAVTFASTAYSGGLSSILMHFHVSTEVAILGISMFVLGFAIGPLLWAPLSELYGRQIPFFVSFMALTAFNAGAAGAPTMAALIVLRFFAGSFGSSPLTNAGGVIADMFHANERGLATALFAMAPFLGPTIGPIAGGFLGEHEGFRWVAGMSAIFTGIVWIVNSLVIPETYAPYLLRRRAAVLSKRTGKVYISKIDVGRPQATIATQFKTAILRPWILLFKEPIVLLTSLYMAIIYGTLYLCFAAFPIVFQQGRGWSPGIGGLAFTGIAVGMLFAVTGTILDNKRYARAAEAAGGHASPEARLPPSLVGSILIPVGLFWFAWTNGKDVHWIVSIIGSAFFACGLVTVFLSLLNYLIDSYVIFAASVLAANSILRSLFGAAFPLFTTYMYNDLGIHWASSIPAFLAVACVPFPFLFYKYGKTIRMKCEFAAEAANVLQRMRTKHEVITEDQAAEEAHEAELERRASNALRRSLTKTRTSKSIH, from the exons atgacGGTCGCTACGCAGCTGCAGCCTCCtacttcttcagcttcttcaacaataGATAATGCAACCGACGTCGAGTCACAGCAGATAAATGCCAAGGCCTCACACTTCAATCTTATTCTTGACCAAGTCGGCATTACTGACGCTGTTCTTAACTACGACTACACTGGTCACGGAACAGCAGACTCACCATATCTTGTTGATTTCCTTCCGAACGATAACCGAAATGCGTTGAACTTCTCACGATCAAAGAAGTGGCTTATTACAATCTTGCAGGCCATAGCAACATTGGCCGTTACCTTCGCCAGTACGGCATACTCTGGAGGCCTTTCATCCATCTTGATGCACTTCCATGTCTCAACTGAAGTTGCCATACTTGGTATTTCCATGTTCGTTCTTGGCTTCGCTATCGGACCGCTGCTTTGGGCACCACTTTCAG AGCTCTATGGTCGACAGATTCCATTCTTTGTCTCTTTCATGGCCTTGACCGCGTTCAATGCAGGTGCCGCAGGTGCTCCGACCATGGCGGCCTTGATAGTCCTTCGTTTCTTTGCTGGCTCTTTTGGATCATCACCATTGACCAACGCGGGCGGTGTCATTGCTGACATGTTCCATGCGAACGAGCGAGGACTTGCTACAGCTCTCTTTGCTATGGCCCCTTTCCTCGGCCCTACTATTG GTCCCATAGCTGGAGGGTTTCTTGGCGAACACGAAGGTTTTCGCTGGGTGGCTGGGATGTCGGCCATATTTACCGGTATTGTCTGGATTGTTAACTCACTAGTGATACCTGAAACCTATGCCCCCTATCTCTTGCGTCGCCGAGCAGCTGTCCTGTCCAAAAGGACTGGGAAGGTTTACATCTCCAAGATTGATGTTGGTCGTCCTCAAGCTACTATTGCCACACAGTTCAAGACTGCAATACTTCGCCCCTGGATCCTTCTGTTTAAAGAACCTATTGTTCTCCTAACCTCACTGTACATGGCCATCATCTACGGAACACTATACCTCTGCTTTGCTGCCTTCCCAATCGTATTCCAGCAGGGTCGCGGATGGAGTCCAGGCATCGGAGGACTCGCCTTCACTGGCATTGCTGTGGGAATGTTATTTGCGGTCACTGGCACTATCCTGGACAATAAACGGTACGCCCGGGCTGCCGAAGCCGCCGGCGGTCATGCATCTCCTGAAGCTAGGCTGCCCCCTTCACTGGTTGGCTCAATACTTATTCCAGTCGGCCTCTTCTGGTTTGCCTGGACCAACGGCAAAGATGTGCATTGGATTGTGTCTATCATCGGCTCGGCCTTTTTCGCTTGCGGCCTAGTCACTGTTTTTCTTTCACTGCTCAACTACCTCATTGATTCAT ATGTTATCTTCGCTGCTTCTGTGTTGGCTGCAAACTCAATCCTGCGCTCCCTCTTTGGCGCGGCGTTCCCCCTTTTCACGACGTACATGTACAACGACCTGGGAATTCATTGGGCTAGCTCCATTCCTGCCTTCCTGGCCGTCGCTTGTGTCCCGTTTCCGTTCTTGTTCTACAAATACGGGAAAACTATCCGTATGAAGTGCGAGTTCGCCGCCGAAGCCGCCAACGTGCTACAGCGCATGCGCACCAAGCACGAGGTGATCACGGAGGACCAGGCCGCCGAGGAGGCGCATGAGGCCGAGTTGGAGCGACGGGCGAGCAATGCTCTTCGCCGCAGCCTAACAAAGACTCGTACAAGCAAGTCTATTCACTGA
- a CDS encoding MCM2/3/5 family-domain-containing protein, producing the protein MDRGSIYSAHVYEPSYAENGDTRMQLQTQLETFILDFRLDNNFVYRDQLRENALLKRYFCDVNINDLISFNEELAHRLTSEPAEIIPLFENALKKCTHRIVFPHEPKAEIPDHQLLLHSNADDVSIRNLDSVTIARLVRVPGIVIGASVMSSKATGLHIQCRNCGHTQNIPVLGGFTGVTLPRQCARSRVPNDPTPKCPLDPYFVVHEKSGFVDQQIIKLQEAPDQVPVGELPRHVLISADRYLTNRVVPGSRCTVMGIFSIYQNKASKNSSNGGAVAIRTPYLRAVGIQTDIDQAAKGNATFSEEEEQEFLELSRRPDIYNVMADCIAPSIYGNRDIKKAILCLLLGGSKKILPDGMKLRGDINVLLLGDPGTAKSQLLKFVEKAAPISIYTSGKGSSAAGLTASVQRDQSTREFYLEGGAMVLADGGVVCIDEFDKMRDEDRVAIHEAMEQQTISIAKAGITTILNARTSVLAAANPIFGRYDDMKTPGENIDFQTTILSRFDMIFIVKDDHSREKDETMAKHVLSIQMNGRGAEDMTETEIPIDKMRRYITYCKTRCAPRLSSEAAEKLSSHFVSIRRQVHAAEMEANTRSSIPITVRQLEAIVRITESLAKLTLSPIATEVHVDEAIRLFLCSTMDAVNQGSNQGSRELNDEVNRLETELKRRLPIGWSTSLSTLRREMVEGKGYSEQALNRALMVLQRRDTIMFRNQGAQVYRNGA; encoded by the exons ATGGATCGCGGATCAATCTACTCGGCTCACGTCTATGAGCCGAGCTACGCTGAAAATGGCGATACTCGAATGCAGCTCCAGACACAGCTTGAAACATTCATCCTTGATTTTCGACTGGATAACAACTTCGTCTACAG AGATCAACTCCGAGAGAATGCTCTTCTCAAGAGATACTTCTGCgatgtcaacatcaacgacttGATCAGCTTTAACGAAGAGCTCGCGCACCGATTGACATCTGAGCCAGCAGAGATTATCCCTCTG TTTGAAAATGCACTAAAAAAATGCACACACCGTATCGTCTTCCCCCATGAGCCCAAGGCCGAGATCCCTGATcaccaacttcttcttcactcgAATGCCGACGACGTCTCCATCCGTAACCTCGATTCCGTGACCATTGCGCGACTGGTGCGAGTCCCGGGTATTGTCATCGGCGCCTCTGTTATGTCATCCAAGGCGACAGGACTCCATATCCAATGCCGCAACTGCGGACACACACAAAACATCCCTGTCCTAGGTGGCTTCACAGGTGTCACTCTGCCTCGACAATGTGCTCGTAGCCGAGTTCCCAACGATCCAACTCCAAAATGTCCTTTGGACCCCTACTTTGTTGTTCACGAAAAGTCTGGCTTTGTTGATCAAcaaatcatcaagcttcaagAGGCTCCCGATCAAGTCCCTGTCGGAGAACTGCCTCGACACGTTCTCATCTCAGCTGACAGATACCTCACAAACAGGGTTGTTCCCGGATCTAGATGTACTGTTATGGGCATCTTCTCGATCTACCAAAACAAGGCTTCCAAGAACTCTTCCAATGGTGGTGCTGTAGCCATCCGTACCCCTTATCTCAGAGCGGTTGGGATCCAGACAGATATCGATCAAGCAGCCAAGGGAAATGCGACTTTctcagaggaagaagagcaagaattTCTGGAGCTCAGCAGACGACCCGATATATACAACGTGATGGCCGACTGCATTGCGCCCTCTATTTACGGAAACCGcgatatcaagaaggcaaTTCTCTGTTTGCTGTTAGGTGGTTCAAAGAAGATCCTTCCCGATGGAATGAAATTAAGAGGTGACATCAACGTATTGCTTCTTGGTGACCCCGGTACAGCCAAGTCACAGCTTCTGAAATTCGTCGAGAAGGCGGCCCCTATCTCTATATACACCTCGGGAAAGGGTTCCTCCGCTGCAGGTCTGACAGCATCTGTTCAACGTGACCAATCCACTCGCGAATTCTACCTCGAGGGCGGTGCCATGGTTTTGGCTGACGGAGGAGTTGTGTGTATTGATGAGTTCGACAAGATGAGAGACGAAGATCGAGTTGCGATCCATGAGGCTATGGAACAGCAGACTATTTCCATCGCAAAGGCCGGTATCACTACTATTCTGAATGCGCGAACATCGGTCTTGGCTGCTGCCAATCCTATCTTTGGTCGATATGATGATATGAAGACTCCTGGAGAAAACATTGACTTTCAGACTACTATTCTGTCACGTTTTGATATGATTTTCATTGTCAAGGATGACCATAGCCgcgagaaggatgagacTATGGCCAAGCACGTTCTCAGCATCCAGATGAATGGTAGAGGCGCCGAGGACATGACTGAAACCGAAATTCCTATTGACAAGATGCGACGATACATCACCTACTGCAAGAC ACGTTGCGCTCCCAGACTGAGTTCCGAAGCTGCTGAAAAGCTTTCTTCTCACTTCGTCTCTATCCGACGCCAGGTCCACGctgctgagatggaagcaAATACACGTTCCTCTATTCCCATCACAGTCCGTCAACTCGAGGCTATCGTCCGTATCACCGAGTCTCTTGCTAAGCTTACCCTTTCCCCCATCGCCACCGAAGTACATGTCGACGAGGCCATTCGACTGTTCCTGTGCTCTACCATGGATGCCGTCAACCAGGGCAGCAATCAGGGGAGTCGCGAGTTGAACGATGAAGTTAATCGCCTTGAGACGGAGCTCAAACGTCGGCTGCCTATCGGCTGGAGTACTAGCCTATCTACACTCCGGAGGGAAATGGTCGAAGGCAAAGGATACAGCGAACAAGCGCTGAACCGAGCGTTGATGGTTCTTCAACGGAGAGATACGATCATGTTCAGAAACCAAGGTGCGCAGGTGTATAGAAATGGAGCTTAA
- a CDS encoding Vps54-like protein-domain-containing protein — translation MFSPSSPNATKSADNLAALSPTGRGELPFHSNNHRHTQMHPHPSSRRGSTASSIHSVGGILDSAPSNLAASVYESSQNAISTLLQPPIVRTGLQPHTSAPASTAHKPPTARDIPPVTLTNITKVDAEEFKPYLSQIGSLYEQLQRLKESDEEANKEQRPGRQDTPTESSGDGYLRPGPKPRPTRKGSIASLSSMNSNDGHSPVRRPSAGFTRRSTHGPPPLSTIPTVYFDDEFHLENPRTFDIVSERSEVIRPANADDGQSSLNGSAATPRKALATNAILQEKLSWYMDTIEVHLINSISTASTTFFTALGSLKELHSEAAESVGRIKTLRKELKALDEEIATRGLQIVYQRRRQENLRQLNDAVLQLRQIADGLASCETLVDEGEVDKALANIDSLEKLIAGERDATAANETGIQLRDLRSASALQGVHADLATLRSRIGKAYETNFQNILIRDLRRHAESVSSQEILLRWSNAASRSKGSHARSPSVFPTYLANTDELKTELLPNMIGLHRAKHIAEATVAYRESVLREIRNLIRRPLPSSTDDDNESMMSVSTASGGRHLSNQEKSSILARNLRSLDPEDGEDLLIKIYIGVTETLRRLTTQVKVLLEITSSLTENPQGEGLMSPTVRSPISSPRPDRFPSNPMNSATFEVQEELHKSLDVTNLLGQAVDVAIEKIVKVLKVRAEQTAQLPLTLFLRYFTLNLYFATECESISGRSGTSLKNVVNGHIKDFVQRNRDAEMQKLAQGMESDQWNAKDFTEKNTELLNTILGSSTHDPHEWTDSTKIWIPSSELEPVDEDEAIETNGTGKEKTRTATIDSETFMLPKSAILCLDGIAKFSHLISGIPSMTVDIATSLIAYLQLFNSRCTQLILGAGATRSAGLKNITTKHLALASQALSFTATLIPHVREFVRRHAGSGASVSNLMGEFDKIRRLLQEHQDSIYQKLVEIMGGRAAIHSRTMKTIDWEADGDKGVHSYMETLAKETTTLHRVLTKHLPETSIQMIMLPVFASYRDQLGSSFREADPKTETGLKSMNNDIEFLTTKLGKLDGFGETGEYLQKIVKAKQVKVVEPVIEKPADERKDDESKESEAVPASESTAEKAEK, via the exons ATGTTCTCCCCCAGCTCCCCCAACGCTACCAAGTCTGCGGACAACCTTGCGGCATTGTCGCCTACAGGTCGTGGGGAGCTTCCCTTTCACAG CAACAACCACAGACATACTCAAATGCATCCCCACCCGTCATCACGACGTGGCTCTACAGCGAGCTCCATCCATTCAGTAGGAGGTATCCTTGACAGTGCTCCCAGTAATTTGGCAGCTTCAGTATATGAGTCAAGTCAGAATG CTATCTCGACCCTTCTTCAACCCCCAATTGTACGAACTGGTCTTCAGCCTCACACCTCAGCACCGGCCTCGACCGCGCATAAACCCCCGACGGCCCGGGATATCCCCCCAGTAACGTTGACGAACATCACAAAAGTCGACGCTGAGGAATTCAAGCCCTATTTGTCACAGATCGGAAGCCTATACGAACAACTTCAGCGCTTGAAAgagagcgacgaggaggCCAACAAAGAGCAGCGCCCTGGCCGGCAAGATACCCCGACCGAATCGAGTGGTGATGGATACTTACGACCGGGGCCCAAGCCTCGCCCAACTCGGAAAGGCTCGATTGCATCGCTTTCTTCGATGAACTCGAATGATGGTCACAGTCCTGTGAGAAGACCAAGTGCTGGCTTCACCCGAAGGTCCACGCATGGACCTCCTCCTCTATCAACGATCCCAACTGTGTATTTTGACGATGAATTCCATCTCGAGAATCCCCGAACTTTTGACATTGTGAGCGAACGATCCGAGGTTATCCGACCCGCCAACGCCGATGACGGACAGAGCTCACTCAACGGAAGCGCTGCCACGCCAAGGAAAGCTCTGGCAACCAATGCAATTTTGCAAGAGAAGTTGTCGTGGTACATGGACACTATCGAGgttcatctcatcaattCCATCTCCACCGCATCAACGACGTTTTTTACTGCCCTGGGATCGTTGAAGGAACTCCACTCAGAGGCCGCGGAATCCGTGGGGAGAATCAAGACACTCAGAAAAGAGCTTAAAGCTTTGGATGAAGAAATTGCAACCAGAGGCCTCCAGATTGTTTACCAGCGAAGGCGCCAAGAAAATCTGCGACAACTCAATGATGCTGTGCTTCAGCTTAGGCAGATTGCGGATGGCCTTGCAAGCTGTGAGACGCTAGTGGACGAAGGGGAAGTCGATAAGGCACTGGCGAATATCGACTCTCTTGAAAAGCTCATTGCAGGCGAAAGGGACGCTACTGCTGCAAATGAAACTGGCATTCAGTTGCGGGACTTGcgttcagcttcagctttaCAAGGCGTCCACGCGGATCTAGCAACTTTGCGGTCTCGTATAGGAAAGGCATACGAGACCAACTTTCAGAATATTCTAATCCGTGATCTACGACGACACGCCGAATCTGTGTCATCCCAAGAGATTCTTCTTAGGTGGAGTAACGCAGCGAGTCGATCCAAAGGTAGCCATGCTAGGTCTCCTTCAGTCTTTCCAACCTATCTCGCAAATACCGATGAATTGAAGACCGAGCTGCTGCCCAATATGATCGGCCTGCATCGAGCAAAACATATCGCTGAGGCGACTGTCGCTTACCGAGAGTCTGTCTTGCGTGAAATCCGAAACTTGATCAGACGCCCCCTGCCCAGTTCTACAGATGATGATAATGAGTCGATGATGTCAGTCTCTACTGCAAGTGGTGGCCGTCATCTATCAAATCAGGAGAAGTCTTCTATTTTGGCACGGAATCTTCGCTCTTTGGATCCTGAGGATGGTGAGGACCTTCTGATCAAGATCTACATCGGAGTCACAGAGACACTCAGGAGACTTACAACACAAGTCAAGGTTTTGTTGGAGATTACTAGCTCCCTCACTGAGAACCCACAAGGGGAAGGGTTGATGTCTCCCACAGTCAGATCACCGATATCCAGCCCGAGACCAGATAGATTCCCAAGCAATCCTATGAACAGTGCAACATTCGAGGTTCAGGAGGAGCTCCACAAGAGCCTTGACGTTACTAATCTCCTTGGCCAAGCCGTCGACGTGGCTATTGAGAAAATCGTCAAGGTCTTGAAGGTTCGAGCAGAGCAGACTGCACAGTTGCCTTTGACCCTCTTCCTCCGTTACTTTACACTCAACCTCTATTTTGCCACCGAATGCGAGTCGATATCTGGCCGAAGCGGCACGTCTCTCAAGAATGTGGTTAATGGACACATTAAGGACTTCGTGCAACGGAATCGCGATGCTGAAATGCAGAAGCTGGCTCAGGGGATGGAATCTGATCAGTGGAATGCCAAAGACTTTACCGAGAAGAACACCGAGTTGCTGAACACCATCCTGGGGAGCAGCACGCATGATCCTCATGAGTGGACAGACAGTACCAAGATTTGGATACCTAGTTCGGAATTGGAGCCTGTCGATGAGGACGAGGCAATCGAAACAAACGGAACCGGCAAGGAAAAGACCAGGACTGCTACAATCGATTCAGAGACGTTCATGTTACCAAAGTCAGCCATTCTATGTTTGGATGGAATCGCCAAGTTCTCTCATCTGATCAGTGGTATACCGTCTATGACTGTCGATATTGCAACCTCGTTAATCGCGTATCTTCAGCTCTTCAACTCAAGATGCACACAGCTTATTCTTGGTGCCGGGGCAACGCGGTCAGCTGGGCTAAAgaacatcaccaccaagcatTTGGCCTTGGCCTCCCAGGCGCTCTCATTCACAGCAACCTTGATCCCACATGTTAGGGAATTTGTGCGACGTCACGCTGGATCCGGAGCGAGCGTATCAAATCTCATGGGTGAGTTTGACAAGATTAGACGACTACTGCAAGAGCATCAAGATAGTATCTACCAGAAACTGGTTGAGATCATGGGCGGCCGAGCAGCCATCCACTCAcggacgatgaagacgatcGACTGGGAAGCAGATGGAGACAAGGGCGTCCACTCATACATGGAAACACTGGCGAAGGAGACAACTACTCTACATCGTGTCCTGACGAAGCATCTCCCCGAGACATCAATTCAGATGATCATGCTTCCTGTGTTTGCTAGTTACAGGGATCAGCTTGGGTCAAGTTTTAGAGAAGCAGATCCCAAGACTGAAACTGGCCTGAAAAG TATGAACAACGACATTGAGTTCCTCACGACAAAACTCGGAAAACTGGATGGCTTCGGGGAAACGGGAGAGTATCTACAAAAGATTGTCAAGGCTAAGCAGGTCAAGGTAGTGGAGCCGGTCATAGAAAAACCCGCGGATGAAAGAAAGGATGATGAATCCAAAGAGAGTGAGGCGGTTCCTGCATCGGAATCTACGGCggagaaggcagagaagTAG
- a CDS encoding anaphase promoting complex subunit 8 (Cdc23-domain containing protein): MTLSVHEISQLRAALQDAVVKCSERCLYQSSKWAAELLNALPEIEEDEENINPADPGHASPIFAANSDPEEAILEAKELSKYLLAKSLFDCREYDRCAAVFLPDSLLSSVLASRVDSTSASTTTGKGKGKASSASAVTPLPKLSQKSLFLALYAKFMSGEKRRNEDSEMVMGPQDLGTVANKQLLVIGRFLATWFEERTTEDDEVLGSQGWLEYLYGMVLAKEKNDDKALEYFIRSVHKYTMNWGCWLEMTSLISRVEDVSLPCNILASFQSPTPSKLNRISRHCPQNIVSYMFHLHTSLELYQQGPGLANSLEQLLSIFPTSSFLLTCNALLAYHAKDLMAAEQHFTRLLALHPHRLDSLDHYSNILYVLNLRPKLAFLAHLCSSVDKFRPESCVVIGNYYSLLSMHEKAVQYFRRALTLDRSCLSAWTLMGHEYVELKNTHAAIESYRRAVDVNRRDYRAWYGLGQTYEMLEMHTYSLWYYKKAAGLRPWDGKMWMAVGSCLQKMGRERDGIKALKRALLADAYYDVGSSFGSGDLLGSRSATGHMDPDILLQIAVMYDQLGEEEEARSYMELCVAQEDGGGAAEADPAESIAIHNDSPPGSDNGAEGNENPGNEGTGVTAATSKARMWLAKFSMRTGDYITASRLAGELCQDGVEVEEAKALVREVRSRMEATGMLDPLS, from the exons ATGACACTCAGCGTCCACGAGATCTCCCAGTTGCGTGCTGCCTTGCAAGATGCCGTCGTCAAGTGCTCAGAAAGATGCTTGTATCAGTCATCAAAATG GGCTGCCGAATTGCTCAATGCGCTCCCCGAGatcgaagaagacgaagagaacATCAACCCTGCAGATCCCGGACACGCCTCTCCGATATTCGCTGCGAACAGCgatccagaagaagcaattcttgaagccaaagaaCTTAGCAAATATCTCTTAGCCAAATCTCTCTTCGACTGTCGAGAATATGATCGTTGCGCTGCCGTGTTTCTGCCCGACTCCCTCCTTTCAAGTGTTCTTGCCTCGCGTGTAGACAGCACTTCAGCATCCACCACCACTGGAAAGGGAAAGGGGAAGGCATCCAGCGCTTCAGCCGTGACGCCACTGCCAAAACTCAGTCAGAAGAGCTTGTTCTTAGCACTATATGCCAAGTTCATGTCCGGGGAGAAGCGCAGGAATGAAGACTCCGAGATGGTTATGGGCCCTCAAGATCTTGGTACAGTGGCCAATAAGCAATTACTTGTGATAGGTCGATTCTTAGCAACTTGGTTCGAGGAGAGGACAACGGAAGACGATGAAGTATTGGGAAGCCAGGGATGGCTTGAATATTT GTATGGCATGGTGCtagccaaagagaagaacgaTGACAAGGCACTGGAATATTTTATCCGAAGCGTGCACAAGTACACCATGAATTGGGGCTGTTGGTTGGAAATGACGTCGTTGATATCTCGAGTTGAAGATGTGAGTCTCCCATGTAATATCCTCGCTTCTTTTCAATCGCCAACACCTTCCAAGCTGAATCGGATATCTAGACATTGTCCTCAGAATATTGTCTCTTACATGTTCCACCTGCACACCTCTCTAGAACTCTACCAACAAGGGCCCGGTCTGGCCAATTCTCTTGAACAACTTCTCTCGATATTCCCAACATCCTCTTTCCTTCTCACGTGCAATGCACTCCTGGCATATCACGCCAAGGATTTGATGGCTGCTGAACAGCACTTTACTCGACTGCTGGCACTCCATCCACATCGGCTAGATTCTCTCGACCATTATTCTAACATTCTCTACGTTCTCAATCTTCGCCCAAAATTGGCTTTCCTGGCACACCTATGTTCCAGCGTGGACAAATTCAGGCCCGAGTCTTGCGTGGTGATTGGAAACTATTACTCTTTACTATCGATGCATGAGAAGGCTGTCCAATATTTCCGTCGTGCGTTAACGCTAGACCGGTCATGCTTGTCAGCATGGACGCTAATGGGCCACGAATATGTTGAGCTTAAAAACACCCATGCGGCAATCGAGTCGTACCGCCGTGCAGTTGACGTGAACCGCCGGGACTATCGGGCCTGGTATGGTCTTGGTCAAACATAcgagatgttggagatgcATACATACTCATTATGGTACtacaagaaggctgctggtCTACGACCATGGGACGGAAAGATGTGGATGGCTGTAGGCTCATGTCTACAGAAAATGGGCCGAGAACGAGATGGTATCAAAGCCTTAAAGCGAGCTTTACTAGCTGATGCTTATTATGACGTGGGGAGCAGTTTTGGTAGCGGGGATCTCCTTGGCAGCCGGAGCGCCACGGGTCATATGGACCCCGACATCCTTCTGCAAATTGCGGTTATGTACGATCAGCttggtgaggaggaggaagccaGGTCATACATGGAATTATGCGTGGCCCAGGAAGACGGTGGTGgagctgcagaagctgatCCGGCTGAGTCGATTGCTATTCACAACGACTCTCCACCGGGCTCAGATAATGGTGCCGAGGGCAACGAGAACCCAGGGAATGAGGGAACCGGAGTCACGGCGGCGACAAGCAAAGCGCGTATGTGGCTGGCAAAGTTCTCAATGCGCACTGGAGATTACATAACGGCCTCTCGACTTGCGGGAGAGTTGTGTCAGGACGGTGTTGAAGTGGAGGAAGCAAAAGCACTTGTGAGAGAAGTTCGATCTCGAATGGAAGCGACGGGAATGCTCGACCCGCTGAGTTAG
- a CDS encoding uncharacterized protein (expressed protein), whose translation MYHSIRTAVNISDVSQNECPIQPRTILCSTCEPNHYRVKLRHRAKHSIRASAHGMYSRSEPNFWLSIHQENSELVNNTSISDIPAEIRKKETSQSNMHWPCSHRWGSRKCNNYVKSVGARCQDCQVCTCADSSIQCMSAAVIDETLLIIYPPIQKCRELDSTPTHTRLAHMYDVETFVRGFRNAELNAACIVVMMRDGALERALLDALAVIQENDTEWYDRIKYVVPQGISQYKEEANGWA comes from the coding sequence ATGTATCACAGCATTCGAACGGCTGTGAATATCAGCGACGTCTCACAAAATGAGTGTCCGATACAACCTCGCACAATCCTCTGCAGCACGTGCGAACCGAATCATTACCGTGTCAAGCTTCGTCACCGAGCGAAACATAGTATAAGAGCGAGTGCACACGGCATGTATTCGAGAAGTGAACCGAATTTCTGGCTGAGCATACATCAAGAGAACAGTGAACTCGTTAACAACACCTCCATATCAGATATTCCGGCTGAGATACGAAAGAAAGAGACTTCACAAAGCAACATGCATTGGCCTTGCAGCCATCGTTGGGGTAGTAGGAAGTGTAACAACTATGTCAAGTCCGTGGGAGCGAGGTGCCAGGACTGCCAGGTATGTACATGTGCAGATTCCTCTATCCAATGCATGTCAGCAGCCGTCATCGATGAGACGTTATTGATAATCTACCCGCCAATACAGAAGTGTAGAGAACTGGACAGTACGCCGACGCATACTCGACTCGCGCATATGTACGATGTGGAAACCTTTGTCCGAGGGTTTCGCAATGCAGAGCTCAACGCTGCGTGCATcgtggtgatgatgagggacGGTGCATTAGAGAGAGCGCTGCTGGACGCATTAGCCGTGATTCAAGAGAATGATACGGAGTGGTATGATCGGATCAAGTATGTTGTGCCACAAGGGATCAGTCAATATAAGGAAGAAGCCAACGGCTGGGCTTGA